A window of Raineyella sp. W15-4 contains these coding sequences:
- a CDS encoding BlaI/MecI/CopY family transcriptional regulator, with the protein MPNLGDLELQVMEVLWRTDHAMSVREVLAELTRDRDLAYTTVMTVLDRLAKKDRVTRELEGRAWYYRPAESRATLIAAEMRAALVGRPEQRRDALREFAAGLDHDDAAALVALLAARVEG; encoded by the coding sequence ATGCCGAACCTTGGTGACCTCGAACTCCAGGTCATGGAGGTGTTGTGGCGTACGGACCACGCGATGTCGGTCAGGGAGGTCCTTGCCGAGCTGACTCGCGATCGGGACCTCGCCTACACCACCGTGATGACCGTCCTCGACCGACTGGCGAAGAAGGACCGGGTGACCCGCGAACTGGAGGGTCGCGCCTGGTACTACCGACCCGCCGAGTCGCGCGCCACGCTGATCGCCGCCGAGATGCGGGCCGCCCTGGTCGGCCGGCCCGAACAACGCCGGGACGCCCTCCGGGAGTTCGCTGCCGGGCTCGACCACGACGACGCCGCCGCGCTGGTCGCACTGCTCGCCGCCCGGGTCGAGGGCTGA
- a CDS encoding bile acid:sodium symporter family protein: MFARLRLDPFLLAIVASAVLATLLPARGTGAVVLSDAVTAGIALLFFLYGARMHPRDTLDGLRHWRLHGVILGFTYVLFPLIGLALAFLVPTRVLTPALYTGLLYTSLLPSTVQSSVTFTSIARGNVAGAVVSASMSNLIGVFLTPLLVIALMNTTGQASVHPEAVLDIVLQILVPYVLGQLSRRWTAGYVTRHKRPLRLVDQGIIVLVVYSAFSAGRREHMWSQVSLLQVLALIATCLVVLAVVLGLTWWLAGRLGFSREDRIAIQFCGSKKSLATGLPMAAVLFAGQPIGLIALPLMVFHQAQLMACSALAQRYARTTAPCSAPTP; the protein is encoded by the coding sequence ATGTTCGCCCGCCTGCGCCTCGACCCGTTCCTGCTGGCCATCGTCGCCTCGGCGGTCCTCGCCACGCTGCTGCCGGCCCGCGGCACGGGCGCGGTGGTGCTGTCGGACGCGGTCACCGCGGGCATTGCGCTGCTGTTCTTCCTGTACGGCGCCCGGATGCATCCGCGTGACACCCTGGATGGCCTCAGACACTGGCGGCTGCACGGGGTGATCCTCGGCTTCACCTACGTGTTGTTCCCGTTGATCGGACTGGCGCTCGCCTTCCTGGTGCCGACAAGGGTGCTCACCCCGGCGCTCTACACCGGGCTGCTCTACACCAGCCTGCTGCCCTCCACGGTGCAGTCGTCGGTGACCTTCACCTCGATCGCCAGGGGCAATGTCGCCGGGGCGGTGGTCTCCGCCTCGATGTCCAACCTGATCGGGGTGTTCCTCACCCCGCTGCTGGTGATCGCGCTGATGAACACCACCGGCCAGGCCTCGGTCCACCCCGAGGCGGTGCTCGACATCGTGCTGCAGATCCTGGTGCCGTACGTGCTGGGCCAGCTCTCCCGGCGCTGGACCGCGGGGTACGTGACCCGGCACAAGCGGCCGCTGCGGCTGGTCGACCAGGGGATCATCGTGCTGGTCGTCTACTCCGCGTTCTCCGCCGGTCGGCGCGAACACATGTGGTCGCAGGTGTCCCTGCTCCAGGTGCTGGCGCTGATCGCCACCTGCCTGGTGGTGCTGGCGGTCGTCCTGGGGCTGACCTGGTGGCTGGCCGGCCGGCTGGGTTTCAGCCGCGAGGACCGGATCGCGATCCAGTTCTGCGGCTCGAAGAAGTCCCTGGCGACCGGTCTGCCGATGGCCGCCGTGCTCTTCGCCGGGCAGCCGATCGGCCTGATCGCCCTGCCGTTGATGGTCTTCCACCAGGCCCAGCTGATGGCCTGCTCGGCGCTGGCCCAGCGCTACGCCCGGACCACAGCACCGTGTTCCGCCCCGACACCGTAG
- a CDS encoding dihydrofolate reductase family protein: MDQTQAHGEQPPSHREQPRSQPGPHGNDRDQPLIRRLTGAGPALGDLDLLRDLGEEPGVRANMVSSADGHATIRGRVGDLTGAADQALLVALRGWCDVLLVGSGTIRAEGYGLIDLPAGAREWRVSRGRTAHPVLAILSGSLDLDPTLPAFADAAGRGPDALPWVITVPGADPARRARLAAYARFLEVPAAPDGRPSLPAAIAALGTVGMTRVLSEGGPAVLGGLIGAGLVDELFITVSPLLVGGEGPRIVGAPAYDAAVPLRLVEVLGAGDELFLRYGVGAEHGAVVRA, from the coding sequence ATGGACCAGACCCAGGCGCACGGGGAACAGCCTCCGAGCCACCGGGAACAGCCCCGGAGTCAGCCAGGACCGCACGGGAACGACCGGGACCAGCCGCTGATCCGCCGATTGACCGGCGCAGGCCCGGCGCTGGGGGACCTGGACCTGCTCCGGGACCTCGGGGAGGAGCCCGGCGTACGGGCCAATATGGTCAGCTCCGCCGACGGCCATGCCACCATCCGTGGCCGGGTCGGTGACCTCACCGGGGCTGCCGACCAGGCGCTGCTGGTGGCACTGCGCGGCTGGTGCGATGTGCTGCTCGTCGGCTCGGGCACCATCCGGGCCGAGGGCTACGGGCTGATCGACCTGCCGGCGGGGGCCCGCGAGTGGCGGGTCTCCCGGGGCCGGACCGCCCACCCGGTGCTGGCGATCCTTTCCGGCAGCCTGGACCTCGACCCCACCCTGCCGGCGTTCGCCGACGCCGCCGGCCGGGGCCCGGACGCCCTGCCCTGGGTGATCACCGTGCCCGGTGCCGACCCGGCACGGCGGGCCCGGCTGGCGGCGTACGCCCGGTTCCTCGAGGTGCCGGCCGCCCCGGACGGACGGCCATCCTTGCCCGCGGCGATCGCCGCCCTGGGTACGGTCGGGATGACCCGGGTGCTCAGCGAGGGCGGCCCGGCGGTGCTCGGCGGGCTGATCGGCGCCGGACTGGTCGACGAACTGTTCATCACGGTGTCACCGCTGCTGGTCGGCGGGGAGGGCCCACGGATCGTCGGTGCCCCCGCATACGACGCCGCGGTGCCGCTGCGGCTGGTGGAGGTGCTCGGTGCGGGGGACGAACTGTTCCTCCGCTACGGTGTCGGGGCGGAACACGGTGCTGTGGTCCGGGCGTAG